The sequence CTTGGACTAGAACAACCTCCCTGAGCTTTGGGCATTGCTCAACTTTGCTCTCCCCAAAATCTTCAACTCGGTCAAATCGTTCGACGAGTGGTTCAATACACCCTTTGCCAACTCGGGCACAGCCGACAAGATCGAGCTCAACGAAGAAGAGGCACTGCTTATCATTCGTCGTCTGCACAAAGTACTTCGACCCTTCTTGCTCCGTCGTCTGAAGAAGGATGTCGAGAGCGAGTTGCCGGACAAGATCGAAAAGGTCATCAAGTGCAAGATGAGCGCACTCCAGAGCCAATTGTACATGCAATTCAAGAAGCACGGAATGCTGTTTACCGACTCGAAGGACTCTAAAGGGTACGTGCCATGTGTTTTTGACTCGTAGCGCTACCTGTGACtaactactttgtaatagGAAGCAAGCCGGTATCAAAGGGTTGAACAATACTGTTATGCAGCTTCGAAAGATTTGCCAGCATCCGTTTGTATTCCCCGAAGTCGAGGATGTGATCAACCCAGGCCACGAGCTCAATTCAAGTGTATATCGCGCATCTGGCAAGGTTGCTCTCTTGGACCGAATTTTGCCCAAGTTGTTTGCGTTCAAGCACCGTGTAAGTTGTGCTCGCTTACTATTGTAGCTGATGTACTAATTCTACGTCCAGGTTCTCATGTTCTTCCAAATGACTCAAGTAATGAACATTCTCGAGGACTATATGACCCTACGTGGCTACAAATTCCTTCGACTAGATGGTGGAACCAAACCCGATGATCGTGCCGACTTGCTCAAGGCTTTCAACGCCCCTAACTCTGAGTACGATGTATTCTTGCTGTCGACTCGCGCGGGTGGTTTGGGTCTCAACTTGCAGACCGCCGATACCGTCATCATGTACGTGCAGAACTTAGTACTCTTGAATTTTCAACTGACTTGCGTGGTAGTTACGATTCTGATTGGAACCCTCATGCCGATCTGCAAGCCCAAGATCGTGCGCATCGTATTGGTCAAAAGAACTCCGTCGTTATTTTGAGGTTTATCACCGAGCGCAGTGTGGAAGAACACATGCTCGCTCGTGCTAAACAAAAGCTCGACATGGATGGAAAAGTCATTCAAGCTGGTCGTTTCGACAATCAGTCATCGGCAGCCGAGTCCGAGGCAGTCTTGCGTATGATGTTGGAAGCCGACAACGAGGAAGTCAACGAAGACACGGTTATGGACGATGATGAGATCAACCAGATTATCGCCCGCACAGACGAAGAACTCGAAAGATTCAAGAGCATGGATTACGAGCGAGATGTGAATGAGGAGCGCGAGTGGCGTGAGACTGGGAACCGTGGACCAAGGCCAGAGAGGATGATGACGTTCCAGGAGCTGCCAGAGGTCTATCAACGGGATGAGCCGTACGAGCCACCCGAGGCCGAGTTGAAGGCTACTGGACGTGGCGCTCGTGAACGCAAGGCTGTGATATACAATGATGGGCTGACGGACGACCAGTGGGTTATGGTCAGTTTTGGGTTTCGTTCGGCTGAGATCGCAGTATTGATGGTTTGTCCTTAGGCGATGGAGGAAGCCGAAGAAATGGATGACTATGACGATTTGCCTGCCAGGAGGAGCCGCGCTGCGAGCCGCCTAGGTCGTGAAGGAGCCAGTGGATCCGTTACACCTGCACCCGAGGAAAAGAATAAGCGCGGAAAGAAAGCCAAGGGCAAAGGACGCGCCGACGACCTTTCTGGGAAGCGCAAGCGTGGTAAAGCTCAGTCTCCTGAACCCTCGTCTGAAGAAGAGGATGACGATTCGCGTGCGCAGGTAAAACATTACTTCGTACCGTTGGTTTGACAAACAAGCTGATATTCCTCGATTCATTAGCAGAAGCGTCGTAAGACTCAGAACCCTGGAGCAGGAACTCCACAAGTACCTCAGCCTATGCGCGATCGTATGAGGGCCGCCTTCCAGGTTTGTCACCAGACTGTGATGGCCTTGACAGGTCCAGATGGTCACCAGCGATGCGAGTTGTTCAAAGACCTGCCGGATAGGAAGATTTACCCTGACTATTATGAAGTGCGTGACCGTTAGTCTTTTAGAGGGATGACGACGATTTACTTATTAAATCGATAGATCATTCCCAAACCGATTGCGATGTCTCACATGCGAAAACGCGCATCGAGCGGATATTACAGAACGGTAGCACAGTACCGGGATGACTGGCGACTTATGTTCAATAATGCACGTACCTACAATCAGGTTCGTTCCCTCCCTCCCTGCTGTTCCTTTCAGCAACATTTTCTGATAACGTTCATACATTCGCAGGAGGACTCGTGGGTATATCAGGATGCAAATGAAATGCAAAAGGTCTTTGAGGAAGTGTTCCTTCGCGAGACTGCCGGCACAGACATGCCCGGTGCGGAACCTCTCAATTCTGCCAACCCTATCAATCCTGGAAACACATCCCCATTGTCTGCGGCAGACGATGATGAGCCTGCTCCTCGTCCACCTGGCCAGAAATCCCGTCGTGCATCCGTTAGCGATGAGGAATACTTGTCTGGCAGCGACGATGACTAGCGGGAAATGTGAAGTCACTTGTGTTACACTCCACTTCTTGGGTTTTATTAtatcttttctttcttgtcACTTTGCCCATTTCGAGAGTCATGTAAATATGTTCCCAGCCATTTTGCGCGAAACTTGATGTTGATGTTCCTAATATGGCTAATTGATTTGCGTTGATTTTTCTGTTGACCCGAACCACCATCTGAGATTTGATCTACGCCGCATCATGGCTATTACCGCAACAAAAGATCTGCTTCCTGAGCTCACGCTTGTTTCTCAGGGCAAAGTTCGAGATATTTATTCTACTTCTGATCCGAATGCCCTGCTTTTCGTTGCTACAGACCGGATCAGTGCATATGATGTGATCTTGAAAAACGTATGCTTTATCTATGCGCTCTCTTCTTCTTCACTTATATCCTCCCTTAATAGGGCGTTCCAGGAAAAGGCATCATCCTCAGTCAGCTTGCACTCTTCTGGTTCAAGAGACTCGATGGAATCATTCCGAATCACTTGATAACGGACAATGTTGACCAGATGCCCTCAGAAGTTGTTCAGTACAAGAATATCCTCCAGGGTCGAACAATGCTAGTCAGAAAGGCCAAGGTAGTGCCGCTTGAAGCTATCGTGCGCGGATATATTACTGGTAAGTTTATGGCCAGATCCTGATGGCTGTACTGAGAAGGTACAGGCTCTGCATGGTCCGAATACAAAAAATCGGGAACTGTACATGGGATTCGAGTTCCCGAAGGGTTGGCTGAATCTCAAAAGTTGCCTGAGCCATTGTTTACACCCTCGACTAAGGCTGAGCAAGGTCAACACGACGAAAATATCCATCCTGATCGAGGTAGAGTCGCTCTTTTACTCCGCTTTACCTAGGACCTAAACAGGCCGTTCAAAGCTGCCGAGATTGTGGGCAAGGAACTCTGCGAAAAAATCGCTTCGATCTCAGTGAGGATATACAAGGAAGCTGCTGAATATGCGGCAAGTCGTGGAGTGATCCTGGCAGATACAAAGCTCGAGTTTGGACTGGTTGATGTACCAGGAGGAGAACCGGAATTAATCTTGATCGACGAAGTTTTAACTCCCGATTCTTCTCGGTACTGGCCGGCATCTGAATACAAGCTAGGCAAGTGGAAGCTCGCATATCGGGCAGGAACTACGCTGAATCAACGAACGTTTATAGGACAATCGCAGCCGAGCTTTGATAAGCAGTACTTGAGAGATTGGCTCACCGCGGAAGGGTTCAAGAAAGGCTTGGAGAATGGCAAAGATGGCCAGGGTTGGATAATGACGGATGCGGTGGTTGAAGGTACACGCAAAAGGTATCAGGAGGCATTGAATTTATTGACAACCGATTCCAAGTGAAGTCTCTGATGGCAGTGTTCCAACAATGAAATAGAATACACTAAAATAACAACTGAGTATAACCATAGAAAATAAAGAGTCGTCAGTCTAAAGTCATTGCTCTTCGGTGCAAGCTATTGCATCAGCACAGGCATCCAGGAGTAGCCCATAGCTCTCCTCAATGATTGCGTCGGAAAAACGTTCTCGAATCACGTCAATAAGGAGGTTGCGGCTGCGGGAAAATATGTCAGTGGGTTACGCCAGCCGTTCAGTGAATTCTCGTACTCTAGTTTCCCAAATACTACCTCAACATCCACGTCCAATGTATTCAACTGCTTTCCCCAATCGCGAATGTGTTGTTCTTGGAAAATGAATGTAATCTTGGTGAGACCTTTGGCACTAGGAAAACGAACACGCGTTGTTGCCTTGAATCCAAAGCCGCAATCCGCCCGAGTAATCGTTACGGGGTACTTCATTGCCAGCAACCGAAGATTGCATCGCAAATGTGACACAGATGTCCAGAGACGACCCAGCATCCTTACGACCTGGGATAATTTTAATCGCTTAGTCGTTTGTAGATGTGGGAACATATACATAccttcttcaagttcaagTTCTGAATCCGTCGTATCATTGCTTGTGCTAGATCCAATACGAGTTCACTCAGTACTGGGAATTCGTCGGTCTGTTTCCCTTTGGGTGGGATAACAAGTATGCGACAGCCAGAGGGGATCGGTTTAAACGCAACACAATCCATCTGAACTCGATAATGATCATCATAGCGCAGTTCGATGAACTTCTCCTCGAGCTTCACAGCATGCCATAGGTGCAATCGCTGAAGTTTTTCAAACTCCTCTGTACTCACATTAGCTATTGTCTGGCGCATGCTAGGTAACGCGTACCTCGGAGATTCACAATCTCAACAGTTGGATGTAACGCATCAAGTTTCTCCTGATGAACCCGGATTTGATCCTGAAGGGTCTGCTTATCACCTTCGGCTTCCCCAAGTTTGGCTTTAAGCTTTTCCAGTTTCACAGTGCTGCTTTGGATGTCTGTTTTATAACTCTCGATCTGCGCGCTGaggatatttttagtatggCTCGCTAATCGACGATCCAAGGGATAAATCCACACCTTTGCTCGGCAATCCCAACTTTGAGCTCACTCATAATCTCAGGATCGCAATCTTTTGCAGCTTCAACGGCAGCGCGTTCTGCTGCCAGTTGAGCCTTCAACTTGGCATGCTGTTCTCTAAGGGATGGAATAGGTTCGGTAAGCTGGGTGCCTATAGCCCGCAATGAATCCAGATCCTATAGGACTTTCTTAATAACCCAACAAATGCCAATTTTTTTGTGGAGAGCTCACCTGCTGAAGTAATTCGGTTTCCCTATCGCGGTAGCCTGCATCTCCGTGACAAAGTTGTGCCGCCATTTATACCATGACATTTTGGAGCGCATGCGCATCGCTTCCTTGTGTCCTCCTAAGGTCTCCTCAAGAGCCCTACGATCTTCTTCCCCGCTGGCAAGATACTCCTTGAACAAATAAGGGTTGTTTGCATCCAAGTCTTCTTCGAGAATCCTGATCGCCTTTTTCCCATTAGAAATATACTCCTTGAGTTCTTTGGCAGCCTGCGAAAACACATGCATAAATAGCTATCCCACCCACTTGGCCCAACGCTGGTCCAACTTACATAGTTGTACGTCTCCAACTGAGGAACGCCAATAGTCATCGCGGTGATATAATCTGCAACACCAGCTACTGGGTCCTTCTCGCCACTCTTCCTTCGACTCAATATTCCCAATCCAATAGTCGATCGTCGCTTTACGGTTAGGCCATCCATAAACGAGATTCGAGTCATTTTTAAGAATTCACTTGCTGAGATGGTAGGCACCTGTGAGCTGCAAGTTAGTCCTGAGTATGTGTGAGTTGACTGCGGGGGCCTACATCATCGAGGTCAGCTTCGGGCTGTCCACCACCAGTTCTCCATTGAGCGGGTGACTTGGGAGGAATGTTAATTCCTACTGAACTAACGCGCGACCGCAGCGGACTCGAAATTCTAATTTCCTCGAGAGCAGCAGCAGCTGGTCGAGGGGAGCCTTCCCTGAGCGACGGAAGTGGCTCGGGAGTCCTAGGGCGTGAAGGCTGAGCGGGCGAAGGCTCACGCATAGGTAAGGATGGTTGAGGAAGCAAAGGGCTAGGTGGCTGGACAGACTCGGGAGTAGGAAGTTGGATAGGCTCAGATTCGACCTCGGGTTCAGGTTCCGCCGGGATGATCGAGAGCCTGGCCCCAGGACGGCCCATAATTGACATACGAGGGGCGAAGCTCCGCCTACGAGGCGGCTTTGCGGGCCCATCAGCAGCCTTCTTGCTTCCTGCTTCCAGTGCTACACGCTTGGCAGAGGGCTCTGCTTCAACTTCTTCCCTTGAGCGTTTGGGGGTAGGCGGAGCAGATGTAGCACGGGCAGGGGCCTCAACAACCTTGGGTGTCCCAGCTGGAATAGGTGTTGTAGCACGATTGGGCGTCGAGTTGGTATCCAACGCAGGATTCGCACGGGTGCCGAAACAGAAGTACGACGTGGTGTTCCCAGTTTAAATTCAAAGGGACGAGGGGCATTGCGTGGGCTCCATGTAGCCGGTGGAGCACGAATAGGTGATTGGGATACTTCAAACGTAATTGGGGAGCGTGCTACAGGTTGAGGATCAGCTGGAGGCGTGAGCTTCGAAGGTCCGGCAGAAGGTGGTGCTGATTGCATTGAACCAATACTGGGCGTCCTTTCGGCTGGCTCAGCAGAAGAGGGTGCGATTTCAGAAGGCGCAATATCGAAAGAAAAGGCAGGAACTGTTGCGGTCGGTTTAGGGGCTGCAGCCGGCTTTTCTGTCGGTTTGGACGGAGAGGGGAATGTAAATGTAAAGGGAGCGGAGGGGGCAGCGCCAGTTTGAGGAACAGCGGGCGGAGGGGGGTCGATTGCGAACGTGGGCAGATTCGTTGCTAACGCCTGGGCAGTAATCTCTACTCTGCTCGCTGCTTCTGGCTGTGAAAAGAACTTAAATGCTGGGGTAGGTTCAGGAGGCTTGTCGGCGGACTGGGAGGGTTCGGAAGGTATCTTTTCAGACTCGGGCTCGGgctcttcatcttcatcgtcGTCCTCGGTAAACCTCAGCCCACCCGTTACAGCGGTAACATCCATAGTGcgatcgtcgtcgtcgtatCCACCTTCAAAGTCGCCGCTGGAACTTGATTGGCCGTCTTCATCATCAATTGACATATCAGCTGCTCCAGCGCCCATACTTTGTCTGGCAGCCCGTAGACGTGAGATTGCATCCTCCAGTCCTATATCTCCCTCCTGTGAACTGACCACCGAATAAGTCCCCTGTGAACTGAAACCAGTTCCCTGCGAACTGAAACCAGCATTCCCCGAAGACTCTTGAGAGGCTGGAATAAAGCCTCCCCCTGTATCCGAGTTCATAGTGCTCCCAGTACTGTCCTCATCCATGTCACTTCCTCCTGCATTCGTAAGGCTTTGAAGCTCGGCCCAAGCTTCGCTCTTTCGACGAGGAACAATTGATTTGCCAGTTTTGACCAGATATTCGCCGTTGTCCTTGTCTGAAGTGGACTCCTGTGTACGGCTGTCTTCTTTGGCACGATGGTTGTGTCTTTCGATACTCCTGTCCAAAGGCGGAAGCGGTCCAAGAGGTGCTGATGACCGACGTCTAGAAGGAGTACCTATCTGATAGGTATCGGTCAAGTCCATGCTATCTTCCCCCGCTCCTTCGCCGCCATCAAATTCTTGTGGCTCGTCATCTCCAGCTCCAAAGCTATCTCCGCCCTCCATGCTCTCGTCGTCAAGTTCCATCGATGCTTCACCAGCCTCTACACTGTTCGCTCGGCGTGTTGAGACAGGGCTCTTCTGGGGGGTTGGGGCGTCATTTGATGTGTGAGGTGCAGCGGGGGATGAGGAGTGGGAGGGGGATGATGCCGTGGCGTTCGAGTTTACTGTCGGCTCGAACATCCTGCACTAGTGTCAGTAACAGCCCACTGCGTACGTAAATTGCACTCACCGAACCTGAGCCATTGCAGCAAAACTGACTCTGCGGGCAAGGCTCTTCCTGCCCATGGTCATGTCCGAGTTGATGCCACCGACAACAGTGGTCATATCCATCGTCTCCTCCTCGTCGTTGTGCATCTTCAAGATCGACTTGCGAGGTACCTGCGACATGGAGTTAGCACTTTATCACTCGAACAAGACAGATTACGCACCATACTCCGCCTCTTGCGCCTGCGTGGACTCAAGCCATCTGCCCCGATATTCGCTCCTTTATAGGCATCCATGGGTCCACCAATACTATGTGTGCGCTTCATCTTGGCAACTCTACTCCCGTTTTCTTTGTTGGTGCCAGAGGGCACTGCTATTGATTGCCGCCTGTGCATAGTGAGAGGTGTAATGGAAGTTGAAAGCCTGTTGGCGCTTATAGTTGAAATCAACAATCTCTCCGTCGCGACGCGTCCTGAGTATAATGTAAGCTGCTCGGTCACGCGGATGCTGGCCACATACAAAACGAATGTATTCAAAGATAATCATAAATTCACACCAGTGGCTACAAACCAGTACGTACCACAAGTTGTTCATAACAGATAGAGCCAGAATTATGTAAAGCGTTCGATGAGAGAGCAACTATAACTACCACTAATTAATCTTTCAAGTGATCCGGAAGCCAAGAAAACTATCAATGAATTCCCTGCAGCCAACGAATCACATCCTCCTTGAAACCGTCCACAATACTTACCAGAGCCTTCCGTGCAGAAACTTGGTCTTGGTCTTGATCACTGTCCTGTTTCTTCATCTCGTGAAACAGCCGTTCGAGCGTCGATGTCGCTTCCTCGATATCCCCTATACTCCACATGCGAATCCCTCCCGCTCGATATCCAGCCTCGTTTCGCTCCGATATAAAGTACAACACACTCGCCGGAATAGATTCAGATATCCTTGATAATGCTTGACGTGGAGATTCAGGGTAAGGACATGACGTTGGCCTTGAACGCAACTATTAGCCTACACAAGATATATTATCGGAATGACGCAAACACCTACCCCACTGCCCTCGATAAAACTCCATTTCGTCTGAGATTTCCCACCAAGTTCTCCAGTGGATCCTCATAAATCTGCGCATACACCGGTTCATGTTTTGAAGGTGGATAAGGCGAATACGCCATTGGTGATCTTGATATGTCGTCCATGTCGATGTCATTGTCATGAATCACATCGTGAGTTGATAGATTCAGCGACGGCTCCGGAACCACGACACGAGGAGTACTTCGAGATCGTGATGGAGGCCCTGCCCAGCGTGAAGCAGAAGAAGACCTGTCAATGGCTGTCTTAGATGAGTGTTAACTATACATCGCATCGATTATGGACATCCGTACGGGTCGCGGGTGCCGAAGGAGGATCCCAGCGCAATCCAGGCAAGACCTCTTTCAGAAAGTCTATTGTTGACATGTTCTTCGAGATGGACATGGTAGGAATTTCTAAACGGATCGTCAATTTAAGCTTGACAGTGATTAACGCTAAATTATAACTTACCGGATATTGTCGCCTTGAGGGAAAGATTTCGATCCTGAGAAAGCAAGCGGACTTGGCCCCCGTTCAATCGAGCAAAATACAGACAACAATCCAAAATTATGTTATCGTTTTCCTAGCCTGGCACATAAGACGCATAGCAATATTACGTGGTTTTGGCACTTACACCCCTCCCCCTTAAGTTGCGCCACGACTTTCCGCCCCTAAGAGTCTCATCCTCTTTCTGAGCCCTGAGCACGCCTTGTCCGGTACGAAGTCGTATTTGGATTTGATCTTGAAGCCAATTTGTCGCTGCAACCGCACGTTCTCGCACACCATACTTTGACTGATAGTCTAGTTCATCCACCACAACACCAGGGAGGACAAAGAACAATGGGGGAATACGACTTCCCTTTTCTAAGACTTTCTTGGCAACAGTGTCAAGGAGAGAAAGATGCTTTATAAGAAAGTTGGTGTCGAGTATTAGGAATAATCCTTGAGAAACCTGTTTAAGAGCATGGGTTAAGCACACAATCAAATAACGGTAACTCGGAAGCCGTACATCGTAGTCTATGTCCATTACATGCTGGTCCCAAGTACTGCTATATCCCTGAACAATATCCTCGGTCGGGCGAGGAATCTCAAATTCCATGACATCCATTGAAGACTCGTTCCAAGATCCCATTTCCAGTTTTATCAAAGGGCGACGCGTGTAAATCACCGGAGACCCTATTGTTTACTATTTTTATCCCTTGATGAATTTTTTGAAACAATAAAGTAACGGCAACTGAGTGAAGGAATACCAAGTCCCAGAGTAAGACACCAGGTCGCGCAGATGAGAAAGGTAGAGGGCGTTTAGGAGTCAAAAGACTTCACGTGACGTACACATCTTGGTAATAAATTGGCTTACATGAGACGCGTCTCCTTCGGCCGACACGGAAATATCTTAACGTTGGTTCGTCGACTGAACTTTTTGGACCGAGTCAACCACCCTAGACATCCGTTTGATTAGATAAATTCTCTAGACTACCGGGCAAGACTATGTATACCCTGACACGAACAGCCAGTCGACTCGGTCGAGGGTTCGCTACTCACGCCAGCAGTCCAACCAAGGACTGCTCAACCATAACTCCGCCCTATTCTACTCTCCTGAAGAAACTGGAAGATGTTAGAAACATCCTAGGTCGAGACAGGAAGTTGACTCTGGCAGAAAAGATCTTATATGCGCACTTGCACGAACCTCATGTCGACTTGGAGCGAGGAAAGAAGATTAGAGGGGAGGCGTATCTGAGACTGAAACCTCAGCGTGTAGCAATGCAagatgcttctgcacagtaAGTGTCTCTTATCAAGAGCCTATATGAATATGCTACTCAATAAAACTGTATTCTCTAGAATGGCATTGTAAGCCAAAAGTTCGTTTGTATCCCTGATCTTCTGACAGAGAATGGAATTAGGCTCCAATTCATGACTTGTGGCCTTCCCAAAACAGCTGTCCCTTCGTCTATCCATTGCGACCATCTCATTCAGGCCGCAGAGGGTGCAGAATCTGATCTTAAGGTACGTAGCTGAAGTACGTGAAAGAGGAGTATTTAACATAACCACTTTAGAGGTCAATTGTAACTAATCAAGAAGTGTTTGACTTTTTGGAGAGTGCGGCAAAGAAGTATGGGATCGAGTTTTGGAAGCCCGGGTCAGGTATTATCCACCAAATAGTACTCGAGAACTATGCTGCTCCAGGAATGTTAATGCTTGGAACTGGTCAGTTGCATTCAATCACCTGCCTTGCCGGTATTGTACTCAGCTGTGCGTGAAAATAGACTCTCATACTCCGAATGCCGGTGGCCTTGGAACAGTAGCTATTGGTGTGGGAGGAGCAGACGCAGTTGATGCTATGACCAATACTCCTTGGGAACTCAAAGCACCTCTTGTTACGGGTATCCACCTCACGGGCAAGATGGGCGAATGGTCAACCCCGAAAGATTTGATCCTTCATCTTGCTGGAAAACTCACCGTTCGGGTAAGTAAATGAAACTGGACCTCGTGAACTATCGCTCAATTTATTCAGGGCGGGACCGGTCGTATTTTGGAATACTTTGGCTCTGGCGTTCACGCGCAATCATGCACCGGCTTGGCTACAACCGCAAACATGGGCGCGGAGGTTGGCGCGACTACAACTGTGTTCCCATATACCGACAGCATGCGCGCATATCTGCACGCGACTGGTCGAGGACCAGTAGCAAACGCAGCTGATCAAGCGGCACAGGCCGGCTACCTGGCAGCCGATGAAGGAGCTGAGTACGACGATGTAATTGAAATTGTGAGTTCCTTGAAACTAGTCAACCGGGTCTCGAACTTGAATTGAAATTATTCCACCAGAATTTGTCTAAGCTGGAACCGACGATCAATGGGCCGTTTACCCCAGACCTTGCTACACCTCTTTCGCAGTTCGGAGCATTCGTAAAGAAAAATGGGTGGAAGGATGAATTAAGTGCTGGCCTTATTGGGTCATGCACAAACAGCTCTTACGAGGATATGGTACGTAATAATTACATTTGTATGGAGACATAATGCTGACTTTCGCTCTAGTCCAGGGTAACGTCTATTGCTAGGCAAGCAAAGGCAGCGGGCCTCAAGGCAGCGGTACGAGTTTCACTCCCTTGCGTTTGTCGTGGATCATGACCTGGGACAAATCGTTACAGGTCCCATTTCTATGTACCCCCGGGTCTGAGCAAATTCGAGCGACAATCGAGCGGGATGGGTTAACTGAATCCCTGCAGGGTATTGGGGCAACTGTGCTTGCGAACGCATGTGGACCATGTATTGGTCAATGGAAGCGTGAAGATAAGAAGGGGGAAGAAAACGGTAGGCGATTATTTATCCGAGTAAACAAAGTATTTCCCGTACTTACCCGCGCTCGTGTAGCAATCTTAACCTCATTCAATCGTAATTTCAAGGCGCGCAACGATGCAAATAGCCTGACTATGAACTTCCTCGCTTCACCAGAGATAGTTACAGCGATCAGCATCAGTGGGAAGCTATCATTCAATCCTATGATCGACAGCATCACTACGCCCAGCGGTGAACAATTCAAGTTTTCTCCTCCAGCCGGAGATACCCTGCCCAAGGCGGGATTCACACCTGGTGACTTAGCGTATACGCCTAAGCCCAATCCAGAACCCCTGCCCGAGACTGAGGTCGTGATCAACGAGACATCATCTCGACTCCAAGTTTTGAAACCTTTCGACTCTCCTTTCGCAGGTCAGTCTGAGAAAGAGCTAAAAGACATGGTTTGTTTGATGCGCGTGCGAGGCAAATGCACTACCGACCATATTTCCGCTGCGGTGAGATATTTGTCTTTGATGACTAGAGCCTTCATAACCGAGCGCATACAGGGACCTTGGTTGAAGTACAAGGGGCATCTAGAAAACATATCAGAAAATCTTTGTAAGTAGTGTTTTTTCGATGCGCCCAAGGTAACCAATTAAGAGTAGCCCCATATAGTAATAACTGTTCGTCCAAGTTCGACTGACTCCGATTTGAGCTCTCTAAGATATCCCCCCACAGGCCGTAAACGATGAAGGAGGAGATGTCAACGTTGCTTTTGATTGGGCACATCCACCCAAGGATGCTTCGCATAGGGATACGATCCCTGGTGTGGCTAAAAGGCTAAAGGCCCGGAATCAGCCATGGTGCTTGGTTGTGGACGATAACTACGGCGAAGGAAGCGCGCGGGAGCATGCAGCCCTTCAGCCTAGGTTCTACGGTGCATGCTAGGCCAGCTAGATACTCGCACGGTAACTAACTTTGATTGATTACTTGTATCCAGGATGTTCAATGATCGTCGCGCGGTCCTT comes from Rhizoctonia solani chromosome 4, complete sequence and encodes:
- a CDS encoding SNF2 family amino-terminal protein, giving the protein MATPAQMQSMPMAGNSQFPPVHMMTREGLQTLLMRSNTLKQAGFTNQNNQELANISQYLNMVKRYQMARSAQAQQAQAQLAAPTPKPAIEIPATNGTAPSPPASPAEPITFTQAQLVTLRSQISAFKFLQRGLPIPLEYQQSIHPQPGANDSDQLTAPPGQLLENDTSSLIYPYNAYTHPTSRLATAKNHRAIVPSMTPLGLDPLALKAARERFVEARIAQRIRELSALPSTIGEPEPEADEVQEGEESKEGALVVHPSASAHGKLRALIELKGLQLRARQQALRRSVVQHLQEATVMTVDRSTCRRFRRSALRDVRHTEALERQQRKERERRAKQKHLDYLGSIIAHGSEIVATNQNARARVGRLGRAVLQFHVATEKEEQKRIERISKERLKALKADDEGKFHSAEAYLKLIDTAKDTRITHLLKQTDSYLDSLAQAVVAQQNDDIHRDAPPIPFDTEDGPASEATFGATRLDDPSEDKGKVDYYAVAHRISEKITTQPSILIGGKLKEYQMKGLQWMVSLYNNRLNGILADEMGLGKTIQTISLISFLIERKKLHGPYLVIVPLSTLTNWTLEFGKWAPSIVTVVYKGSPNVRRTIQLGLRAQNFQVLLTTFEYIIKDRPFLSKIKWVHMIIDEGHRMKNTQSRLSQTLNQFYSSRYRLILTGTPLQNNLPELWALLNFALPKIFNSVKSFDEWFNTPFANSGTADKIELNEEEALLIIRRLHKVLRPFLLRRLKKDVESELPDKIEKVIKCKMSALQSQLYMQFKKHGMLFTDSKDSKGKQAGIKGLNNTVMQLRKICQHPFVFPEVEDVINPGHELNSSVYRASGKVALLDRILPKLFAFKHRVLMFFQMTQVMNILEDYMTLRGYKFLRLDGGTKPDDRADLLKAFNAPNSEYDVFLLSTRAGGLGLNLQTADTVIIYDSDWNPHADLQAQDRAHRIGQKNSVVILRFITERSVEEHMLARAKQKLDMDGKVIQAGRFDNQSSAAESEAVLRMMLEADNEEVNEDTVMDDDEINQIIARTDEELERFKSMDYERDVNEEREWRETGNRGPRPERMMTFQELPEVYQRDEPYEPPEAELKATGRGARERKAVIYNDGLTDDQWVMAMEEAEEMDDYDDLPARRSRAASRLGREGASGSVTPAPEEKNKRGKKAKGKGRADDLSGKRKRGKAQSPEPSSEEEDDDSRAQQKRRKTQNPGAGTPQVPQPMRDRMRAAFQVCHQTVMALTGPDGHQRCELFKDLPDRKIYPDYYEIIPKPIAMSHMRKRASSGYYRTVAQYRDDWRLMFNNARTYNQEDSWVYQDANEMQKVFEEVFLRETAGTDMPGAEPLNSANPINPGNTSPLSAADDDEPAPRPPGQKSRRASVSDEEYLSGSDDD
- a CDS encoding phosphoribosylaminoimidazole-succinocarboxamide synthase, translating into MAITATKDLLPELTLVSQGKVRDIYSTSDPNALLFVATDRISAYDVILKNGVPGKGIILSQLALFWFKRLDGIIPNHLITDNVDQMPSEVVQYKNILQGRTMLVRKAKVVPLEAIVRGYITGSAWSEYKKSGTVHGIRVPEGLAESQKLPEPLFTPSTKAEQGQHDENIHPDRAAEIVGKELCEKIASISVRIYKEAAEYAASRGVILADTKLEFGLVDVPGGEPELILIDEVLTPDSSRYWPASEYKLGKWKLAYRAGTTLNQRTFIGQSQPSFDKQYLRDWLTAEGFKKGLENGKDGQGWIMTDAVVEVKSLMAVFQQ